From the genome of Toxoplasma gondii ME49 chromosome XII, whole genome shotgun sequence:
AGAGACACCATCTCCGGCTTGCAGCCGAAGACACACCGCTGTTGGAGGCGTGTGTCTGATTGCCATTCCTAGAAGCTCCCACTCCATATACAGTGCCCGGTGGTCCGTTTCCGTCGCGAGATCTGACGCATTACTTCTTTGAAAGGAACGAAACCCCACGCTGAATCAGCTCGATGCTATATCCATCTGGGTCGTAAATGAAAGCGAGACCCCGCATACTGCCTTCCTGCAAATACATTTCAACAGGCACGTCACAGGAGCACGCAAAaagctctgtctcttcactgAAAGCAAACTACGAGTCAAACACTCATTGATTCAGAAAAGTCCTTTCTGCTATACAAACAGTAACCTTACCTCTGGCTTCTTTCGGAAAGCAACACCTGCCGCGTTCAATTCCTTGCATGCTCCTTCCAGGTCATCGCAGAGGAAGCCGATATGTCCGTACCCTTGGGGCTTGTCATTCCCGTTGTGATACCGGAAGCCGGGATCCTGTTCAGTGCCGTGATTGTGTGTGAGCTCTAATACTGGCTGCCACATATTTTTGACGTATATTCGCGCCTCGTCGCTCTGCAACCAAACACACAAAATATCTCATTTCAAGTTGAACTCGTATAGATCAGAATGCTCGCCGTTTGTTGCAATGGCACTTCTGAAGTGTGGTTCCTAGCCTCAAACAGTTTCACGAGCCATGATTCTCAAGCATCGTGTCAGAGACGTGATAAACGCTTCTGACAAGCAGAATGCTCTACAGTGATTGTGCCCTTACTTTTGGGTCTGGAAGCTCAACATCTGGCGATATGCAAGCCAGAAAGTACAAAGAAAAATCGTCAAAGTGGCTTTCGCGCACGAGCCGCATACCAAGTTTTCCCGTGTAGAACGGGAGTGACTCAGACGGATCTTTGATCCGAATCATCGTCTGAGATAAATTGTACTCCTCTCTTAGAGGGGAATGCGGTGCCCGAGAAACCAATTCTATCCAGTATCCATCTGGATCGAGAACAAACGCGATATTCCTCATTTTCCCCTCCTCCGGCCGCTTTTGAAACTTGACTCTGCACACCAATCGCATGGAACACACACGCGCTTCTGACTCACGCAAGATTCAGACTTTCTCTTCACTATTCGCATGGGAGGATCCAGAAACACCAGTCTTTACTACGTGTGACCGGCAAGCCAGGAATAAAATGCTAGCCTCTCGCACCCTTCACTTCTACGTAGAACGTACCCGTTCTGTTCCAGCTTTTCGCACGCTGCTTGGACGTTTTCCGTGTTGAAAGCGATATGACCAAAACCTCGATGGGGCTCCACGTTGCCATGGTTGACATGAAAGGATGGGTCGTTCTCAGTTCCGTGATTGTGAGTGAGCTCCAAGCACGTCCCCTGACAGTCCAA
Proteins encoded in this window:
- a CDS encoding glyoxalase I, putative (encoded by transcript TGME49_248400); translation: MSRSLPTSSDGSIGLKYGFWWQQTMLRIKDPAASLPFYEKNFGMKCIHSYHFPENKFSLYFLERPHDSEHVPSGNGEESERYLWSMKGTCLELTHNHGTENDPSFHVNHGNVEPHRGFGHIAFNTENVQAACEKLEQNGVKFQKRPEEGKMRNIAFVLDPDGYWIELVSRAPHSPLREEYNLSQTMIRIKDPSESLPFYTGKLGMRLVRESHFDDFSLYFLACISPDVELPDPKSDEARIYVKNMWQPVLELTHNHGTEQDPGFRYHNGNDKPQGYGHIGFLCDDLEGACKELNAAGVAFRKKPEEGSMRGLAFIYDPDGYSIELIQRGVSFLSKK